The nucleotide sequence AAAAAGCAGTTTTAATAAATGAACACAATCCCCTATTAAACGAACTCAACCCCTGCCCCTTCTCCCCGCAAGCGGGATCTTCGACTTTGTAAGAGAAGGGGAGCAAGGGGATGAGTTGAAAAATGTGAAGGATTGGGGATGATTGGTTCAGAAAAATTTGAAATTAAATTTTTATTGTTGATTTAGTTTTATTTTGTTTATTGAAATCTAAAGGAGATAAATAAAATGAAACAAAACGTACAACCATTATTACTTTGTTATACAGTTATATAAATAGTAAGCGTTAATATTTAATATGGGTTTTGTAGAGCAGTAAAATATATGTTAATTAAAGGAAAGGATATTTAAAACAACAATCCCGATTTTCATCGGGACTGCTGTAAATTTTTCACTACGGAATAATCCTTATTGTGATTTGCTTTCAATGTTCGTAAGAAACATAAATATATTTTTAAGAAAAAGCAAAGGAATTTTTTATGAAAACAATTCTTGGACTTGATTTGGGTACGAACTCTATTGGTTGGGCTTTGATAGAAAAAGCAGGAAACAATACTGAACAAGGTGGAAAAATACTTGGAATGGGTTCGAGAATAATACCTATGGGAACAGATAAACTAGATTACGAAAGAGGCATAGGGATAACAAAAAATGCAGATAGAAGAACTGCGCGAACAATTCGCAAAATGAATAAAAGATATAAACTAAGGCGAAATAAACTACTTTTTATTTTGAATGAATTAGGAATGTTACCAGACCAATTTCAATTTAAAAACGGAATACCAGAAGCTATAAGACTACAGTCATTAGAATTACTTCCAATAAAAAAGGGGACATTACAATTAGATTCCTTACAACATTATAGAATGCGAATTAAAGCTCTTGGTAAACTAATAAATGAAGAAGGAGAAAAAGAGAATAGCAAAATAAGTCTGAAAGATTTTGGAAAAATCCTATACCAATTTAACCAGCTTAGAGGTTATGCTGGTGGAAATAATGAAGAAGAAACTAAAAAGAAAAAAACAGATAAAGATGATGAGGAAGCCGATAAGAAGAAGTATGAAGTAATTACTCAAAAAGTACCTATACTGAAAGTTGAAAAATCTGATAGGTCTTTTAAAGTAAAAGGCGGTAAGAATAAAGGACAAGAATTGTTTTATTATGATGTTACAATTTTGTTGGACGACGAAGAAAAAGAAGGATCAACTATGCTTCAAAATTTAGAAGCTGGTAAAGAAGAAGAACTTGAAATAAGAATAAAGCAAACAAAAAAAGGAGAAAATATTATTTTTGCTTTGCCGCAAAAAACTAACTGGCGAAAACAAATGGAGGCAACAGAGGAAACTCTTAAAACAGAAAAATTATTTATTGGGCAATTATTATTAATAGATTTAAAACAAAATAAATGGACAAAAATCAGAAATAGAGTTGTACTAAGACATCAATATCAGAAAGAATTTGATGCTATTTGGGATGAACAAGCAAAGTATTATACAATACTTAATAATTGTCCAAAAGAAAAATTAGAAACAATTATTAATTATTTGTATCCAGGTACCAAGCAAAGTCAAATTGAGTTAAAAAGAGAAGGACTTGAAAAAGGACTTAAACATATTATACGCGATCAAGTGATTTATTATCAACGTCCATTAAAATCACAAACAGAGCTTATAAGCAAATGTAAATTTGAAAGGGATGAAAGAGTTTTACCAAACTCACACCCATTATTCCAAGAATTTAGATGTTGGGATCAAATAAATAGAATGTATATTACTTCAAAAGTGGAGGCTTTTGATAAGAAGAAAAATAAAAACATTTACAAATACTACGACAAGTATTTAACCAATGAACATAAAAATGAAATTTATACACGGCTTCAAAACTATAAGCAAGTTAGCTTTAAAGATGTGGCGAAAATAGTTGACTTAAAGGATGACAAAACAAAATATCTCAATGGCTTAAATCCAAAAGCAAAATTAAAAGGATGTGATACGTTGCTTTCTATAAGAAAAATTTTAGGAAAACAATATGACGTAATAATAGCCAAAGACAACAAAATAATTGAAACGATCTGGGATGCGATATTCAATAACACCGGCAATGAATATGATGAAAAAAGTCCAAAGGTATCAGCATTAATAAATGTTCTGCAAAATGTTATTGATAAAACAATTGCCACAGAATTAGCTTTTAAATTAGCACAAAGCATTAATTACCCTAGAAAGTATTCTAATTTATCAGCCAAAGCAATTAACAACATTTTGCCTTTAATGATTTGTAACCCAGCCAATAATAGTAACACAATAAGAGAAAAATTTGAGAAGATTAAGCATATCATTGATACCGGAGAAATTAATGATGACGATAATATTGAGTCATATATGATTGATTATATCAATAACAATCCAAACATCTTGGAAACTGGAGGAATGATGTATGCCTTTGCTTCCTCGTTAATCTATGGCAAACATACTGTTGATAATGTAAAAACAACTATTACTAATTATCACCAAATTCAATATAATCCAGATAGAAATTTAAGGAACCCGGTTGTTGAACAAATTTCCAACGAAACAATGCAAGTTATAAAAGCATTGTGGAAACAATATAATATCAATACACAAGAGTTAGAGATCCGGGTTGAATTAGCAAGAGAATTAAAAAATAGTGCTGTGGAAAGAGAAAAAATATATAAAGGACAGTTAAATAATCAGAAACAAAATATTTGGATTAAATCACGATTACAAGAGCATAAAATCCCAATTACAGAAGACAATATTTTAAAGTACAAGCTTTACGAACAACAAAAATATATGTCGCCATATTCCGGAGACACTCTAGAGGTATCGTTGTTTGATGAATATGAAATTGATCACATAATACCAAAGACCAGATTATTTGATGATTCCATTTCAAATAAAGTATTGGTTGAAGGTTTTTTAAATAAAGAAAAAAGCAATAGAACAGCTTGGGAATATATTACGCAGCAAACAACCAAATATAAGCTCTGCCCTATTGATGCTTATCTGATAAATGTAAACGATAATTATTTTGGGAAAAAGAAAAGAAACTTATTGCTCGAAAAAATCCCCAATAATTTGGTTGAACGGCAAATAAAGGAGACTCAGTACATTTCTGTAGCAGTAAAGAACGAGTTAGCAAAAATTGTGGGAAGCAATAATGTAAAATCAACAACTGGAGAAGTTACAAGTTTTTTAAGAAGCCGTTGGGGTTTGAAGAAACTATTTATGGAATTGACAGAAGAACGGTTTAAACAAATGGAGCTATGGGATCCATCTAAGCAATGGGTAA is from Ignavibacteriales bacterium and encodes:
- the cas9 gene encoding type II CRISPR RNA-guided endonuclease Cas9 (Cas9, originally named Csn1, is the large, multifunctional signature protein of type II CRISPR/Cas systems. It is well known even to general audiences because its RNA-guided endonuclease activity has made it a popular tool for custom editing of eukaryotic genomes.) — translated: MKTILGLDLGTNSIGWALIEKAGNNTEQGGKILGMGSRIIPMGTDKLDYERGIGITKNADRRTARTIRKMNKRYKLRRNKLLFILNELGMLPDQFQFKNGIPEAIRLQSLELLPIKKGTLQLDSLQHYRMRIKALGKLINEEGEKENSKISLKDFGKILYQFNQLRGYAGGNNEEETKKKKTDKDDEEADKKKYEVITQKVPILKVEKSDRSFKVKGGKNKGQELFYYDVTILLDDEEKEGSTMLQNLEAGKEEELEIRIKQTKKGENIIFALPQKTNWRKQMEATEETLKTEKLFIGQLLLIDLKQNKWTKIRNRVVLRHQYQKEFDAIWDEQAKYYTILNNCPKEKLETIINYLYPGTKQSQIELKREGLEKGLKHIIRDQVIYYQRPLKSQTELISKCKFERDERVLPNSHPLFQEFRCWDQINRMYITSKVEAFDKKKNKNIYKYYDKYLTNEHKNEIYTRLQNYKQVSFKDVAKIVDLKDDKTKYLNGLNPKAKLKGCDTLLSIRKILGKQYDVIIAKDNKIIETIWDAIFNNTGNEYDEKSPKVSALINVLQNVIDKTIATELAFKLAQSINYPRKYSNLSAKAINNILPLMICNPANNSNTIREKFEKIKHIIDTGEINDDDNIESYMIDYINNNPNILETGGMMYAFASSLIYGKHTVDNVKTTITNYHQIQYNPDRNLRNPVVEQISNETMQVIKALWKQYNINTQELEIRVELARELKNSAVEREKIYKGQLNNQKQNIWIKSRLQEHKIPITEDNILKYKLYEQQKYMSPYSGDTLEVSLFDEYEIDHIIPKTRLFDDSISNKVLVEGFLNKEKSNRTAWEYITQQTTKYKLCPIDAYLINVNDNYFGKKKRNLLLEKIPNNLVERQIKETQYISVAVKNELAKIVGSNNVKSTTGEVTSFLRSRWGLKKLFMELTEERFKQMELWDPSKQWVKKYYDKENEKNIYEIEHWSKRYDHRHHAIDALVVALTEQSHIQRLNNLNKELQDWLTNHKEEIKLEVKEGESIIEAFFNLEEKRRIEIQESIESFRKFNVPFDDLIKQAKEKLETIIVSHKPKDNLLIQFSEKTKKKELKIRGALHEATLYGKHNGQDTKTVSISNLSAKDIDKIVDKYVLRKEIEAHRNRKNENGKTIYESMKEAFTGEGLKTFNDERVANKKPPVYKIKIYYNTKELKESSLQRLYEDNDKLSVKTGGNYLFLVMGKNGKRGVERDFDIVSLFDAAQIAKDEWKNKNQNFKEVIYEYYLKKNNADKVLFTLQQNELVYLPSDIDDPVLGCSTNEEFERWVSEKENKISFAKNIYKVVKFTGKDCSFIPHTYANTISIAKVLTDDQKAELKRKYGEKKIPKRELNFEEFGSFGTSAKTEVNEDFVKILLDDNHKKEPRKIQETCIKLYTDWLGNIKLAN